A region of the Candidatus Babeliales bacterium genome:
ACTCCGATCACAGAAACAGAAGTGGCAAATACTTTAAAAAAAGCTGACTGCAATGCATGCGCAATCGTAGGCTTATTGTTCTGTATTTGCCACCCAAAATATCCAGTACCATCATACGCTACAACAATTTTATATCGATATTTCATATGAAGGTACTATCTAATCAGTATTAATGTTCTTTTTTACGCAAGTTCGCTTTAAGAACTTTTTTACGTAATCGAATGTGACTTGGCGTTACCTCAATCAATTCATCAGGACGAATCCATTCGATGCATTGCTCAAGTTCCATGATACGCGGAGGTGGTAACTTAACTGCATCATCAGTTCCTGATGCACGCATGTTAGTCATCTTCTTCGCTTTACATGGATTTACATCCATATCATGATCACGGCTACTTTCACCAATAATCATACCTTCGTATGTTTCCGTACCAGGCGCTACAAACAATGTTCCTCGTTCCTGAAGGCCATCAAGCGCATATGCCTTAATCGGTCCTTGCTCCATGGATACAATTGCACCTTTTGTACGAGTTGGGATAGGCCCTTTATGAGGCTGGTACCCCTTAAAACTAAATGTTGCAATACCTGTTCCACGCGTATCAGTCATAAACTGCCCACGGAAACCAAGCAATGAACGGGAAGGTACTTCAAACTCAATACGAACACGACCATCATCATAGTTAGTAACGTTTTTCATTTCCGCTTTTCTAGTCCCAAGGAATTGCATAACAACGCCTTGATATTCTTGCGGCACATCAACTACCAAATCTTCAATCGGTTCATACCGTTTACCATCAACCATCTTATAAATTACTTCAGGAGCTGAAACTTGTAGCTCAAATCCTTCACGGCGCATATTTTCAATAAGTACCCCAAGGTGGAGCTGGCCACGTCCTGAAACTTTATATGAATCAGCTGAATCTGTCGGCTCAACTTTAAGCGCAACGTTCGTGCGTAACTCTTTTTCTAAGCGATCTTTAATCTGACGAGACGTCAGTAATGAACCATCTTGACCATTAAATGGAGAGTTATTAACCGAAATGTAAATCGACATCGTTGGCTCATCAACAGTAACGTATGGATACGGTAATGGATGTTCAACTTCACAGATTGTTGTTCCGATAGTAACTGGATCAGAGAATCCTGCAATAGAGATGATATCTCCATAATTCGCGGTCTCTGTTTCTACTTTTTCGAGCCCTTTAAACGTAAATATTTTCGTTATTTTTAAAGGACGACCAACTACATCATCTTTGCAGCAAATAACCTGTTGTCCTACTCGCATCGAACCACTAAACACTCGACCAATTGCTAGAATTCCTAAAAAGTCTGATGCACCAATGCTGGTTACCAAAAATTGCAAATGATCTGCTTTCGGCTGCGGAGCTGGAATAGTATTGATAATTGTATCCAACAACGGAGTCATAGTGCCTGATCGCAACGTTGAATCAAGCGATGCAAAGCCATGCCGTGATGATGCATATAACACAGGGAAATCAAGCTGCTTAGTATCAACAACAAGATCTAAAAATAGATCATGAACCGCGGCTTCTGTGCGCTCAATATCCGCATCTTTTCTGTCTACTTTGTTTATAACAACAATTGGCTTAAGATTAAGTTCTAATGCCTTACGCAATACAAATCGCGTTCCTGGCAATACCCCTTCAGCAGCATCAACAAGCAGCAAGAATCCTTCAACCATCTGTAATGTTCGCTCAACTTCTCCACCAAAATCAGCGTGACCCGGAGTATCAACAATGTTAATGGTGTAATCGTTATAACGCAGACCAGTATTCTTTGCTAAAATCGTAATTCCGCGCTCTCTTTCTAAGTCATTAGAATCCATAACGCGATCAGACTGATCAGACACAATAGTACCTGACTGCTTAAGCAACTGATCAACCATTGTTGTTTTACCATGGTCAACGTGTGCAATAATCGCTATATTTCTGACTTTAGAACGCTCTATCGTATTTGACATTTTAACGTTCCTCCAACGAGCTCATCTTAAAATTTATTTCTCTAGTACTTATTCTTGCCCATAGTAATGGCACAAGATAATAAAACTGATTAAGTAGTCGATACAGAAAAATCCGTATGGACTACTTAACGCATATAAACAAAAAATTCAATAATTACTGTGCAATATAGGGCAATAATGCCATTACACGAGCTCGCTTCATTTCACTAGTCAGTGCACGTTGGTGCGCTGCGCAGTTACCTGAGATGCGTGATGGAAGAATTTTACCACGCTCTGTTAAGAACGCTCGCAAGAAATATGCATTTTTATAATCGATCAAACGCTCTTGATCAGTGCTTCCACAAAAACGACAATGTTTCGGCGCGCCTACGGCTTGACGACGAAACTTTTTTTTCATTAAACGTGCGCTGATTTTTAATTTAATTTTTTTAGTCATGATTATTCCTCATCATCCATTGCAATATCTTCTTCATCAATATCAGATGGCAACTCGTCTAACGATCGACGATCCATCTTGTTATCACCCAAAAAGCTATCTCGAGCAGGAGCTTCTTCAAGCGACTGTGGCTTATGATATTCCAAAGAAGCTTTTGGATCCAATTTGCAAATCATATGTCTCATAACGATTTCATTAAGATTTACCGCAAAAATGGATTTAAGGTCTTCAAGCAACTCTGGCGCTATTTCAGTTTCAAACCGAGCCAAGAAGTAGATTCCATAATCATTTTTGTTTACTGGATATGCAAGGCGATACTTTCCCCATCGATCGAATGAGAGCAAAGACCCTTTAACTTTTTTTATCGCACGATCCACGTACGACTCCACAGATCGCGCTTCATCTTGCGTGATCTCAGGAACAGAAAGCATTAACAATTCATAACGCATCATATTAGAAAAACCCTTATGGATTTAGCCGCTAATTGAGAGTGTTGTAACACTATACCCTGATACCGTATCATAGTATTTAGCGCGCACATTAAACTATTACAAATAAAAAGTACCAGAAACGTAGGAAAATACTACTATTTCTGGCACTTTTATATTCTATAGAACGTCTATTTATGCGAATTTCTGCTGACGCTGTACTACGCGACCAATAATTCTAAAATGGTCTTTTCCACGAACCAACGCAATAGGCGCTTGTTTATGATTCACCGATTCAAGAACAATAAAATCTTCTGTATAGGTAACCTGCATAATAGCTTTGATTGGTGTATCATTACCATACTCAACCGCTGCCACATCACCTGAACGAGTCCACATTTCTGGAGAAACGATCAAATAATCACCTTTTACGTATGTCGGCGCTAACAGGTTATTTTCGATGCAAAGAGCAAACATTGAGCCATCATTGGTGTTCAATGCAGGCATAAATACATCTTTATATCCAGTAGTAATTTGCATTAATTGGTTGTTATAGGGAGATGGGTTTGATGGTATTTCGCCCACAACTGGAACGATTTGTACCTTCAACTCAAGATCAGAATTTTCTGGCATACTCACATTGTTATCGATGTCATCAGTACGCTGGCGACGCTGTGCGAACAAATCAATAGGATTCAATTCAAACGCATTAGCTAGTTTTCTTAAGGAATCTTCATTCCAGCGACGTGTTCCATTCTTAATGTGCGTTAAATAACTCTCAGACATTCCGGTCTTTTCTGCTAAAATCTTAGTTGTCCAACCTTTTTCTCTAAGAAGCTCTTTAACACGCAACGCAGTTGATCTTATTAATGACATAGGGAACTCCTCTTGCTAATATATCTTATATAAATAAATTAAAAAACACTGCCTTAATTCTAATTGTACTCATGTTTTAATTGTTGTCAAATAAAAAGATTGACTATGTTGCACAAGAGGCCCTGCCATTCCTCATGTATTAATTTCAATAAGAATAGCTTTGAAAGAGCCTTTTGGAAGCTAAATCAGTCAGTATGCGGCATCGATGAAGTGGGCCGAGGGTGTCTTGCTGGACCCGTCGTAAGCGCCGCAGTAATATTGCCTGTTGGAAAAATAAACCCGCTCCTAAAAGATTCAAAAATTATGAGTGAAAAAGAACGAGAAAAGGCCTATGCCTGGATCGTAAAACATTGCTACTATGCAGTAGGAATCACCCATAATCGTTTTATTGATGAACACAATATTTGGCAAGCAACCTTAATGTCTATGAAAAAGGCATACATGCACGTTTTAGCAAAGACACCCACCCCTCCAAGTGCCGTCCTAATTGATGCTATGCCACTCAATTTTGCGGGAACATGTCATCAAAATACCGTCTTTCATTATTTTCCCAAAGGAGAAAGTCTTTCAAGCTCAATTGCTGCAGCATCAATTGTGGCAAAAGTCACTCGTGATCGCATGATGCATCAATTTGACGCTATTTTCCCGGGATATCATTTGAACGATAATAAGGGATATGGCACCGAGCAACATCAGGCAGCTCTGCTCATAAAACCTGCATCCGTTATACACCGAAACAGTTTTTTAGGGTCTATACATACCAAAAAGGAATCTCATGCAACGCAACAATCCTTTTGCTGAAGTTATCGAAAGCGAACTCCATAGTTTTTTAGGGCAAAGCTGGCAATGGGACACCTTCCCTCCTTTTGGATCTATTGTTGCCATCCCTGCAGCCCAACGAACGCTCTTTGGCATTGTATACCAAATAAAAACGGGGTCCATGGATCCCGTTCGCTATCCGTTTGCCTATAAAAAAACGGAACAAGAGCTGCGCGATGAACAACCCCAAATCTTTGAATTTTTAAAAACCTCTTTTTCATGTCTAGTCGTTGGCTATCAGGAAAAAGGGATCATGTATTATACTATTGCACCACAACCAGCTAAAATACATGCGTTTATTGAACCGATTTCAGCAGACCTTACCCGACAATTTTTTGCAAGCAACCGGTACCTCGATCTTATCTTTAGCCTTTCAAATCATATTTTTAACCTTGACGAACTCCTGCTGGCAACGCTCAAGCATCAGGCCGATTTAGGCATCTTATCTGAACCTAAGCTATCTTCCTTCATCGAATCTTTCTCATTGCATACCGGAAATGATTACCGCAAGCTCAAGCTGTTTTTGCAACGAGTGGAGCCGTTGGTGCCGCGATAGTTACACCACCTGAGTCCCTTAAGCCTTAGACCTACCCTTGCGCCACCACCTTTAATTCTGCCGCGCGCTAACTGCCATGGCCGCCTGCAGAAGCTTTGGGTTGCCTGGATTATCATGCTTCAAATTTTTAATCCAATAGGTAAGCGGATGCACTTGGTTTTTTGCCGGGCCATCTGGTTGAATAGTTGGCCATGCACATGATGTAAGCATCCTAGTTTTGCTATATCCCGTTTTAATAAATGCCTCATCAGGCCCCTTATAATCAACCGGTTTGAGCGGATGTTGCTCGTGACTTTCAAGCACTAAACAACTCGCCTTATACCCCAACGATTTCACATGCTCCTCAAGGAGACTATGCAATCTTGTAAATAATGATTTGTTACGATGCGCAGCTGCCACAATTGCCTCAGGAACATAATAAAAATCTTTTGGATCCAATCCATTTTCCTCAAATAGTGCACACGATCCTTTAAACTCTTGCTCATTATCTACAAATGCAATACCACTAACAAATCCAACCGGCTCCCCATCCAGATAAGAAGCCGCTACAGCAGAATGCTGCAATCCAACCAACCACTGCACATACTCAGTATCTTCAGCAACAGTCCCTTCGTAAAGATACGGATACTCGCGAAACGCTTCCACCCTTTGCTGCGCCATGAAAGATGTAATAGTTTGCAAGTTTTGGCCAGTCAGCAACTTAAATACATAATCAGCTTGCTCAACCTCTTGTGCAGCATGTAACGCCGTAGCGGCCATCAAGAATAAGAACAATAATCTCTTCATCAATTTCTCCTTTTTGATTGCATCTCTATTCAAAAAAAACCATACGTCATAGGTTCATCACAATAATTCCACAGTAATTTAATCCAATAATCAAGCGAATGCTCCTGCTTAATCACTGAACCATCCCCTTGAATAGTTGCCCACGTCCATACGCTCGTCATTTGAGTTTTATAATATCCCGCTTTCATAAAAGCCCCTTCAGGCCCCCGATAATCCACTGGCTTACGCGAATAGTGCTCATGGCTTCCTGCGATCAAGCACATCGCTTTATAACCCAACATCTGTGCATGCATATTGATTATCCAATGTAGATCCCTGAATAGCCATTTTCCACGATGCTCGGCAACAACTATTGCTTCTGGCACGTAATAAAAATCATTTGGATTATACCCATGCTTTTCAAATAATGCGCATGAATTTTCGAATATAGCCGCATATTCCACGAAATTGGCACCACTGACAAAACCAATAGGTTCCCTTTTGTAATACGCAACGGCTACTGCAGCGTCTAATAGGCCAGCCGACCATTGCACTTGTGCCAAATCTTCTTGGATCGTTCCTGCATAAAAATAGGGATACTCTCCAAATACTGCCATCCTTTGCTGGACCATAAATGGAATAATTTCCTGTATTTCTTGCCCCGTAAGCAACTTAAAAGAATAGTCATCTATCTGTAAGCAGGAGCCAGTTAAAAACTGAAATGCATTATCTTGTTCTGCTGCTTGCGCAACATGAAAGCCAAGAGCTATCGTCAAAAATAAAAACAATATTTTTTTCATTGCTATCTCCTTTATGACTATTAAATTTCAAAAATCGTGATTTAAAACAATGTAATCCAATAACGAAGTATATGCTCTTGATTGCTTACTGAGCCATCTGGTTGAAACGTAGCCCATGAACACGGAATAAACATTTGAGTTTTTCTATATCCCGCTTTCACAAATGCACCCTCAGGTCCTTTATAATTAGCAGGTTTAAGTGGATGCTGCTCATGACTTTCTTCAAGTAAACAACTAGCTTTATACCCCAATCCTCTGGCATGCCGCTCAATCAGATCATGTAACTCTTGAAAAAGCAACTTGCCCCGATGCTCTGCAGTAATCATTGCTTCAGGAACATAATAAAAGTCTTTCGGATCTAATCCATTATCCTGAAACAATTGGCTTGAACCAACAAAATGCGGCTCCAGCTCTATAAATCCAATACCTGTTACAAAACCAACGGGCAACCCATTATAGTATGCAACCGCTGCCACCACGCCCGGCAACTCTGCAAACCATTGCACATATTCCTTTTGTGCAACAGTATCACCTTCAAAGTAGGGATAGCCGCTAAATATTGCCACTCTTTGCTCAACCATAAACGGCACAACCGTTTGCAATTTTTGTCCGGTAATCAACTCGAAGAT
Encoded here:
- the typA gene encoding translational GTPase TypA gives rise to the protein MSNTIERSKVRNIAIIAHVDHGKTTMVDQLLKQSGTIVSDQSDRVMDSNDLERERGITILAKNTGLRYNDYTINIVDTPGHADFGGEVERTLQMVEGFLLLVDAAEGVLPGTRFVLRKALELNLKPIVVINKVDRKDADIERTEAAVHDLFLDLVVDTKQLDFPVLYASSRHGFASLDSTLRSGTMTPLLDTIINTIPAPQPKADHLQFLVTSIGASDFLGILAIGRVFSGSMRVGQQVICCKDDVVGRPLKITKIFTFKGLEKVETETANYGDIISIAGFSDPVTIGTTICEVEHPLPYPYVTVDEPTMSIYISVNNSPFNGQDGSLLTSRQIKDRLEKELRTNVALKVEPTDSADSYKVSGRGQLHLGVLIENMRREGFELQVSAPEVIYKMVDGKRYEPIEDLVVDVPQEYQGVVMQFLGTRKAEMKNVTNYDDGRVRIEFEVPSRSLLGFRGQFMTDTRGTGIATFSFKGYQPHKGPIPTRTKGAIVSMEQGPIKAYALDGLQERGTLFVAPGTETYEGMIIGESSRDHDMDVNPCKAKKMTNMRASGTDDAVKLPPPRIMELEQCIEWIRPDELIEVTPSHIRLRKKVLKANLRKKEH
- the rpsF gene encoding 30S ribosomal protein S6, giving the protein MMRYELLMLSVPEITQDEARSVESYVDRAIKKVKGSLLSFDRWGKYRLAYPVNKNDYGIYFLARFETEIAPELLEDLKSIFAVNLNEIVMRHMICKLDPKASLEYHKPQSLEEAPARDSFLGDNKMDRRSLDELPSDIDEEDIAMDDEE
- a CDS encoding ribonuclease HII codes for the protein MLHKRPCHSSCINFNKNSFERAFWKLNQSVCGIDEVGRGCLAGPVVSAAVILPVGKINPLLKDSKIMSEKEREKAYAWIVKHCYYAVGITHNRFIDEHNIWQATLMSMKKAYMHVLAKTPTPPSAVLIDAMPLNFAGTCHQNTVFHYFPKGESLSSSIAAASIVAKVTRDRMMHQFDAIFPGYHLNDNKGYGTEQHQAALLIKPASVIHRNSFLGSIHTKKESHATQQSFC
- a CDS encoding XRE family transcriptional regulator, with the translated sequence MSLIRSTALRVKELLREKGWTTKILAEKTGMSESYLTHIKNGTRRWNEDSLRKLANAFELNPIDLFAQRRQRTDDIDNNVSMPENSDLELKVQIVPVVGEIPSNPSPYNNQLMQITTGYKDVFMPALNTNDGSMFALCIENNLLAPTYVKGDYLIVSPEMWTRSGDVAAVEYGNDTPIKAIMQVTYTEDFIVLESVNHKQAPIALVRGKDHFRIIGRVVQRQQKFA
- the rpsR gene encoding 30S ribosomal protein S18, with the translated sequence MTKKIKLKISARLMKKKFRRQAVGAPKHCRFCGSTDQERLIDYKNAYFLRAFLTERGKILPSRISGNCAAHQRALTSEMKRARVMALLPYIAQ